A single genomic interval of Lathyrus oleraceus cultivar Zhongwan6 chromosome 7, CAAS_Psat_ZW6_1.0, whole genome shotgun sequence harbors:
- the LOC127106063 gene encoding heavy metal-associated isoprenylated plant protein 3 has product MAKKKNKGNGQNNNNNGEKENGENNNGGNKEDNNNNKNNSDNNNNMVLKVSMHCDGCASKIIKHLRSIKGVEAVKAESETGKVTVVGKVDPVKVRDNLAEKIKKKVELISPQPKKEKENKKETETNNKSDEKAKTDDQKTKEKESVTTSVLKMLLHCQGCIDKIGKIVLKTKGVLEMAIDKEKDTVTVKGTMDVKKLVENLTEKLKRKVEVVPPKKEKEGGGGEKEGGGGGGGGKKKNKGGGGGGGGDGGEGGENNNNNNNNEGGEVKKMEYMVQPAFGYGFGYGNGNYEGYNEQVYQNLLHIHMHTQPPQMFSDENPNACNVM; this is encoded by the exons ATGGCG aaaaagaaaaataaggGAAATGgacaaaacaacaacaacaatggagaaaaggaaaatggAGAAAACAACAATGGAGGAAATAAGGAagacaacaacaataacaaaaataacagtgataacaacaacaacatggtCTTGAAAGTCTCCATGCATTGTGACGGCTGTGCTTCCAAAATCATCAAACACCTTCGCTCCATCAAAg GTGTGGAAGCGGTGAAAGCAGAGAGCGAGACCGGAAAAGTAACCGTCGTCGGAAAAGTGGACCCTGTGAAAGTGAGGGATAATCTCGCGGAGAAGATAAAGAAGAAAGTGGAACTCATTTCTCCACAGCCCAAGAAGGAGAAAGAGAACAAGAAGGAAACGGAAACAAACAACAAATCAGATGAGAAAGCGAAAACCGACGACCAAAAAACCAAAGAGAAAGAG TCGGTTACCACTTCTGTGTTGAAAATGTTACTACACTGTCAAGGATGTATTGATAAAATTGGCAAGATTGTGTTGAAAACCAAGG GAGTGCTTGAAATGGCAATAGATAAGGAGAAAGATACTGTGACTGTGAAGGGTACAATGGATGTGAAGAAATTGGTTGAGAATTTGACAGAGAAGCTCAAGAGGAAAGTTGAGGTTGTTCCTCCTAAGAAAGAGAAGGAAGGTGGTGGTGGTGAGAAGGAaggaggtggaggaggtggagGAGGGAAGAAAAAGAACAAgggtggtggtggtggtggtggtggtgatGGAGGAGAAGGGGGAgagaataataataataataataacaatgaAGGGGGAGAAGTTAAGAAAATGGAGTATATGGTTCAACCAGCATTTGGTTATGGTTTTGGTTATGGGAATGGAAACTATGAGGGATATAATGAACAAGTTTACCAAAATCTGTTACATATTCATATGCATACTCAACCACCCCAAATGTTCAGTGATGAGAATCCTAATGCTTGCAATGTCATGTGA